The following are encoded in a window of Phaseolus vulgaris cultivar G19833 chromosome 3, P. vulgaris v2.0, whole genome shotgun sequence genomic DNA:
- the LOC137805611 gene encoding protein argonaute PNH1-like: MAFTSKLIAPCCNNHHALHQNHHAPPTFIEESVFNGHGDSVSFVPAASMEGDDDDDDVVDYFQEMYGYTIIYSHLSCLQVGSQKKVNYLPLEACKIVGGQRYTKGLNEKQITSLLKVSCQRPREQETGILKAIQQNNYEYNPYVKEFGISIDSKLASVEARVLPAPWLKYHDTGREKEHLQQVGQWNMMNKKVINGSIVRYWACINFSRSIQEIARGFCQQLVQMCQISGMEFSLDPVIPIYSARPDMVKKALKYVHSAVRDKLGGKELELLIAILPDNNGSLYGDLKRICETDLGLISQCCLSKHVFKINRQYLANVALKINVKLGGRNTVLLDALSWRIPLVSDIPTIIFGADVTHPESGEDPCPSIAAVVASQDWPEVTKYAGLVCAQPHREELIQDLFKCWKDPHHGIVYGGMIRELLLSFKKARGQKPLRIIFYR; encoded by the exons ATGGCATTCACTTCCAAGCTCATTGCCCCCTGCTGCAACAACCATCATGCTCTCCATCAGAATCATCATGCTCCGCCAACTTTCATTGAAGAAAGTGTTTTCAATGGGCATGGAGATTCTGTAAGTTTTGTCCCAGCTGCGTCCATGGAGGGTGACGACGACGACGACGACG TCGTTGATTACTTCCAAGAAATGTATGGATATACAATTATATATTCTCATCTATCCTGCCTTCAAGTAGGAAGCCAAAAGAAGGTGAACTATTTGCCTCTGGAG GCATGTAAGATAGTTGGGGGCCAGAGATATACAAAAGGGCTTAACGAAAAGCAGATAACTTCTCTGCTAAAGGTCTCATGCCAGAGACCACGTGAACAAGAGACAGGCATTCTAAAG GCAATTCAACAAAATAATTATGAGTATAATCCCTATGTAAAGGAGTTTGGTATCAGCATCGATAGCAAACTTGCATCAGTTGAAGCTCGGGTTCTTCCTGCTCCATGG TTGAAATATCACGACACTGGAAGAGAGAAAGAACACTTGCAACAAGTTGGTCAATGGAACATGATGAACAAG AAAGTTATAAACGGAAGCATTGTAAGATATTGGGCATGTATCAATTTCTCACGAAGTATCCAAGAAATTGCTCGCGGGTTTTGCCAACAGTTGGTTCAAATGTGCCAAATCTCAGGCATG GAATTTAGTCTAGACCCTGTGATTCCTATATATTCAGCAAGACCTGATATGGTAAAGAAAGCCTTGAAGTACGTACATTCTGCTGTACGAGATAAACTAGGTGGGAAAGAACTGGAGTTGCTGATTGCCATTCTTCCAGACAACAATGGCTCTCTGTATG GTGATCTCAAAAGAATCTGCGAAACAGATCTGGGGTTGATTTCTCAGTGCTGCCTTTCAAAACACGTATTCAAGATCAATAGACAGTATCTGGCAAATGTTGCCCTAAAGATCAATGTCAAG ttggGAGGAAGGAACACAGTTCTTTTAGATGCCCTAAGTTGGAGGATCCCATTGGTTAGTGACATTCCAACAATAATTTTTGGAGCTGATGTAACCCATCCAGAATCTGGAGAGGACCCTTGTCCATCCATTGCTGCT GTTGTAGCCTCCCAGGACTGGCCGGAAGTAACAAAGTATGCAGGATTAGTATGTGCTCAGCCTCATCGTGAGGAACTCATTCAAGATCTTTTTAAATGTTGGAAGGATCCTCATCATGGTATAGTTTATGGTGGCATGATCAG AGAGCTGTTACTCTCGTTTAAGAAGGCAAGAGGACAAAAACCGTTGAGAATAATATTTTACAGGTAA
- the LOC137805612 gene encoding uncharacterized protein yields the protein MVVSWLVHFVSTPIRQSIIWMDVALDIWDDLKIRFSQGDLSRISDLQLEVASLKQGDLSVTEFFTKLIIVWDELENFRPNPICVCATKCSCSVLSIINKRRCEDRAMQFLCGLNDQYHNIRSHVLLMEPIPPITKIFSLVAQQERQLASNFLITSVNSVNSNRSIPAVCSFCGKNGHTENACFRKIGFPNQ from the coding sequence ATGGTAGTATCATGGTTAGTCCATTTTGTATCCACTCCTATTAGACAAAGCATTATTTGGATGGACGTTGCTTTGGATATTTGGGATGATTTGAAAATTAGGTTTTCACAAGGGGACTTGTCTAGAATTTCTGATCTTCAATTGGAAGTTGCTTCTTTAAAACAAGGGGATTTATCTGTTACTGAATTTTTCACTAAACTCATAATTGTTTGGGATGAATTGGAAAATTTTAGGCCTAATCCTATATGTGTTTGTGCGACCAAATGTTCTTGTTCCGTTTTATCTATCATTAATAAAAGAAGGTGTGAAGATCGGGCTATGCAATTCTTGTGTGGACTGAATGATCAGTATCATAATATAAGATCCCATGTTCTTCTTATGGAACCCATACCTCCCATAACCAAGATTTTTTCTCTTGTGGCTCAACAAGAGCGCCAATTAGCCAGCAATTTTCTAATCACCAGTGTTAATAGTGTCAATTCCAATCGGAGTATCCCTGCTGTTTGCTCTTTTTGTGGTAAGAATGGTCATACCGAAAATGCTTGCTTCCGCAAAATTGGTTTTCCTAATCAATAA
- the LOC137807487 gene encoding 3-ketoacyl-CoA synthase 11: MTDAREGAPSMASSSRSLPDFKKSIKLKYVKLGYHYLITHGMYLCLTPLVVLIAAQLSTFSFQDFYDIWEHLQYNLISVILCSTLLVFLSTLYFLTRPRPVYLVDFSCYKPEESRQCTKRTFIDHSRLTGSFTEENLEFQRKILERSGLGETTYLPEAVLNIPPNPSMKEARKEAEAVMFGAIDELLAKTSVKPKDIGILIVNCSLFNPTPSLSAMIVNHYKLRGNIRSYNLGGMGCSAGLISIDLAKDLLQANPNSYALVISMENITLNWYFGNDRSKLVSNCLFRMGGAAVLLSNKSSDRRRSKYRLVTTVRTHKGADDKCFSCVTQEEDANGKIGVTLSKDLMAVAGDALKTNITTLGPLVLPTSEQLLFFATLVGKKIFKMKIKPYIPDFKLAFEHFCIHAGGRAVLDELEKNLQLSTWHMEPSRMTLYRFGNTSSSSLWYELAYTEAKGRIRKGDRTWQIAFGSGFKCNSAVWKALRTIDSAKEKSPWIDEIDQFPVDVPRVSSF; encoded by the coding sequence ATGACAGATGCAAGGGAAGGTGCACCCTCGATGGCCTCTTCGTCGCGAAGCCTTCCTGATTTCAAGAAATCTATTAAGTTGAAGTATGTGAAGCTTGGTTATCATTACCTCATCACCCATGGAATGTACCTTTGCCTTACCCCCCTTGTGGTGCTGATTGCTGCTCAGCTGTCCACCTTCTCCTTCCAAGACTTTTATGATATTTGGGAGCATCTGCAATACAACTTGATATCTGTTATTCTATGCTCGACTCTCCTTGTTTTCCTATCAACCCTCTACTTCCTCACTCGTCCTCGGCCGGTGTACCTTGTCGATTTCTCTTGTTACAAGCCTGAAGAATCTCGCCAGTGCACAAAGAGGACATTCATAGACCACTCTCGGTTGACCGGTTCTTTCACAGAGGAAAATCTTGAATTCCAGCGGAAGATCCTTGAGAGATCTGGCCTTGGGGAGACCACTTACCTTCCTGAAGCTGTCCTCAACATCCCTCCCAACCCTTCAATGAAAGAAGCTAGAAAAGAAGCTGAGGCTGTGATGTTTGGTGCCATTGATGAGCTATTAGCCAAAACCTCTGTAAAGCCTAAGGACATTGGGATTCTGATTGTAAACTGTAGCCTGTTCAACCCTACTCCATCACTTTCGGCAATGATTGTCAATCATTACAAGCTTCGGGGGAATATAAGGAGCTACAACCTTGGTGGAATGGGTTGCAGCGCAGGGCTCATCTCAATTGATCTTGCCAAAGATCTTCTCCAGGCCAATCCCAACTCCTATGCATTGGTCATTAGCATGGAAAATATCACGTTGAATTGGTATTTTGGAAACGATCGATCAAAGCTTGTTTCCAATTGCTTGTTTCGTATGGGAGGAGCTGCAGTTCTGCTTTCCAATAAAAGCTCGGACAGAAGAAGATCCAAGTACAGATTGGTTACCACGGTTCGCACTCATAAGGGTGCTGATGACAAGTGCTTTAGCTGTGTAACACAAGAAGAAGATGCCAATGGCAAGATTGGTGTTACTTTGTCAAAAGATCTGATGGCTGTTGCTGGTGATGCTTTAAAAACCAATATCACTACACTGGGACCTCTCGTACTTCCAACATCAGAACAGCTGCTATTCTTTGCTACGTTAGTTGGGAAGAAAATTTTCAAGATGAAGATCAAACCTTATATTCCAGATTTCAAGCTAGCTTTTGAACATTTTTGCATCCATGCTGGTGGTAGAGCAGTTTTGGATGAACTGGAGAAAAACTTGCAGCTGTCTACTTGGCATATGGAACCATCAAGGATGACCCTCTATCGTTTCGGAAACACATCCAGCAGTTCACTTTGGTATGAGCTGGCTTACACTGAAGCCAAAGGGAGGATAAGAAAAGGAGACAGAACATGGCAAATCGCATTTGGTTCTGGATTCAAGTGTAACAGTGCAGTGTGGAAGGCTCTCAGGACCATCGACTCTGCTAAGGAAAAGAGTCCTTGGATTGATGAGATCGACCAGTTTCCAGTGGATGTTCCTAGAGTATCTTCATTTTAA